In Toxoplasma gondii ME49 chromosome X, whole genome shotgun sequence, a single genomic region encodes these proteins:
- a CDS encoding hypothetical protein (encoded by transcript TGME49_214510): protein MIKESVFSISQEAGSPARGLLGAKMLVFPKKRNSKNVCFPQVSRLIKVLLILYSCSTFYVGTPSKRHPHAVPVFATEEAPEKTHETEARTGLAEVEIHQQESDLPKNDRDDEKQIKEGANEDVSPHFLGAKEPKTIAPKEDAGHAGQSEGEIISSINFQIEAPSADRLEQSQESSPLLTTEAEVREATKQIERVTGTRGNRHSPSSPAISSPFPAGPNSSSSPTPTAIPLDTSVSPQNETQVPAHSGNSSMSRSAPSTNKGNEEKVSLILDELLTQDQKKQLPAYYLDALRSYLSGLSNEEVEQLLAYDAAIRAKASEDALTQYVSSELSNQANRDPLVENKSGIQQPGIPPALQHANASSALYAPTADGRDEGTSAAVDSPKLPASSSPLFNNTWVDMHGNAPAFPQMPAPEGFSQNEGPHQHPVDLVFTLPQTLSYGSLFPLDPNDKAWTALYPSVPSFPGAPPSPSLTDMQNGQVPAVLQPLELQPLVPLQLGSVALPLSPAGLLFGNGYPRTSPNFPGQAPPPARNAALLSPLTGVVDGVLRAATTGVVAPAVVNAGVLLHNANQISARVQEGSEQASQFIEGFTAYRHSNPDDPLAKLVNVLEEAATSLNAKGGLEADAVGMQNHSTSGALVEGQEARSKRETGTSKNHAANAAVLLLETGGEGEGRSGSQGGINMQGVEYQLTNKADPFDFSDFASAAGVSEAKQRQAKEEQRLRNAKKSEEPANVISNVIGTGFDVAVDVLSRHQQQQERQRQRMQSGSDLWALPYGRSAGTLQQTPQSAAGDKPPDHTAGTQHYGYYAGYNGRGYPLGDTAENFQNGFTAVEPHTYSHTYSVVPPYVALTQSVAAGNPAPEYASGGFLQYHSPAGPITTSSGNYAYPLMTAYAHQMSGMSAS from the exons ATGATCAAAGAATCCGTTTTCTCCATCTCCCAGGAGGCTGGAAGTCCTGCTCGAGGACTGTTAGGCGCGAAGATGCTAGTGTTTCCTAAGAAGCGTAACTCCAAGAATGTATGCTTTCCTCAAGTCAGTCGCCTGATAAAGGTTTTGCTCATTCTCTACTCATGTTCCACATTCTATGTTGGGACACCTTCCAAGAGGCATCCCCATGCCGTTCCTGTCTTTGCCACAGAGGAGGCTCCCGAGAAGACGCATGAAACGGAGGCACGGACAGGATTAGCAGAGGTGGAGATCCACCAACAAGAAAGTGACCTACCTAAAAACGACAGAGATGACGAGAAACAGATCAAGGAGGGAGCGAATGAAGACGTGTCTCCTCATTTCCTCGGAGCAAAAGAGCCGAAGACGATTGCACCGAAGGAAGATGCTGGACACGCGGGTCAGAGTGAAGGAGAAATAATATCGTCCATAAATTTCCAGATAGAGGCGCCTAGCGCAGATAGGTTGGAGCAGTCCCAGGAGAGCTCACCCCTCCTGacaacagaggcagaggttCGGGAGGCGACAAAACAGATCGAGAGAGTCACAGGAACACGCGGTAACCGCCACTCACCGTCGTCCCCCGCTATTTCTTCGCCGTTCCCGGCAGGTCCGAAttcctcgtcctccccgACGCCAACAGCCATTCCACTGGACACGTCAGTGTCACCACAAAACGAGACCCAGGTCCCTGCTCACTCAGGCAACAGTTCTATGTCCCGTTCTGCCCCGTCAACGAACAAGGGAAATGAGGAGAAAGTGTCTCTTATTCTGGACGAGCTTCTTACACAAGACCAGAAAAAGCAGTTGCCAGCGTACTATCTCGATGCGCTTCGCTCATACCTCTCTGGTCTCAGTAACGAAGAAGTCGAGCAGCTGCTCGCCTACGACGCTGCAATACGTGCAAAAGCCA GCGAAGATGCACTGACACAATATGTTTCTTCCGAACTCTCAAATCAAGCGAACAGAGATCCTCTTGTAGAGAACAAGTCTGGCATTCAGCAGCCTGGAATTCCCCCTGCCCTGCAGCATGCAAATGCAAGCTCTGCTCTCTATGCTCCGACTGCTGATGGAAGAGATGAAGGTACCTCTGCTGCGGTTGACTCACCAAAACTACCAGCGTCCAGTTCGCCATTGTTCAACAACACGTGGGTAGATATGCATGGCAATGCTCCTGCTTTTCCTCAGATGCCTGCGCCGGAAGGATTCTCTCAAAATGAGGGGCCACATCAACATCCCGTCGATCTGGTCTTCACGCTCCCGCAAACACTCTCGTAtggttctctctttccattGGACCCGAACGACAAAGCATGGACAGCTCTGTATCCGTCAGTTCCCTCCTTTCCTGGCGCTCCGCCATCACCCTCCCTAACTGACATGCAGAACGGCCAAGTGCCTGCAGTGCTTCAGCCGCTTGAACTTCAGCCTCTCGTGCCGCTACAGCTGGGTTCGGTCGCACTACCGCTTTCTCCAGCCGGCTTGCTTTTCGGCAACGGATACCCTCGAACTTCTCCGAACTTTCCAGGTCAAGCTCCGCCACCTGCGAGAAATGCCGCGTTGCTCAGTCCTCTTACCGGCGTGGTTGACGGCGTCCTCCGCGCAGCGACGACCGGCGTGGTGGCCCCTGCAGTTGTCAACGCAGGCGTGCTTTTGCACAACGCGAATCAGATCAGCGCGCGTGTtcaggaaggaagcgagcaAGCTTCGCAGTTCATCGAAGGGTTCACGGCATACAGACACAGCAACCCCGATGACCCCTTGGCGAAACTTGTGAATGTTCTCGAGGAAGCGGCAACCTCGCTCAACGCAAAGGGCGGACTCGAGGCAGACGCCGTGGGAATGCAAAATCATAGCACAAGCGGCGCGCTTGTCGAAGGCCAGGAGGCCCGATCTAAACGGGAAACAGGAACTAGCAAGAACCATGCAGCGAACGCCGCAGTGCTGCTTCTCGAGACTGGCGGAGAGGGGGAAGGACGTTCTGGTAGTCAGGGAGGAATAAACATGCAAGGTGTGGAGTACCAGTTAACGAACAAAGCCGACCCTTTCGATTTCAGCGATTTCGCCTCCGCCGCGGGAGTGAGTGAGGCCAAGCAGAGgcaagcgaaggaagagcagcGGTTGCGAAatgcgaagaaaagcgaagaaccAGCGAACGTGATATCGAACGTCATCGGGACGGGCTTTGACGTAGCCGTAGATGTCCTGTCCAGACATCAACAGCAACAGGAACGCCAGcggcaacgcatgcaaagcgGGAGTGATCTATGGGCCCTTCCCTACGGGCGAAGCGCAGGAACTCTCCAGCAAACTCCACAAAGTGCCGCAGGCGACAAACCACCCGACCATACAGCCGGGACCCAACATTATGGATATTATGCGGGGTACAATGGAAGAGGGTACCCTCTCGGAGACACTGCAGAGAATTTCCAGAACGGATTTACTGCTGTGGAACCTCACACATATAGCCACACGTACTCGGTGGTCCCACCGTATGTCGCGCTGACTCAGTCTGTCGCAGCCGGGAATCCTGCTCCTGAGTATGCAAGTGGAGGGTTTCTCCAATATCACTCACCTGCTGGACCTATCACAACGTCTTCCGGAAATTATGCGTACCCACTTATGACCGCTTATGCGCACCAAATGAGCGGCATGAGTGCTTCgtga